ATGTTGGGCACTTTTCGTGCGTCCTGATTTAACGCTCAGCAATTTATCCACCAAACGACGTGACGTAGCTAAGTTCCAGTCATCACGATTGCCCAGTAGCTGATCTAAGTCTTGTTTCAGCGATTTCACTAAGTCCGGATATTGCTTTTGGCCCGCATTGGAAAAACATTTTGCGAGGTGCTCTTCCGCTTGCCCCATGTGAGCATGCAGTAAGCCAGACGATAACTGATTGGCGTCTTGGTCATTATCAGCCGACACCATGGCAGACTGGGTAGAAAAGTCCAACCGCCATTCATCCCGTTGATTCTGGGCGTTTAACATTACTTGCAGTACCCCCACTTCCGTCATTTGAACCGAAAGCGTCACAGAGACTTCTGCCGTATCGACCGACGCGTCTAATTCTGTCATTAAGGTGGAAATATAATGCAGTCCTTCTGGGCCACGCACCGCTCCGATGGCACATTCAAAGTGGTCATCCGAACGATATAAGGGAAACTGAACATGCTGGCCCAATGTGACAGTGAAGGTTTCATCCAAAGTGATCACATCGCCTTTTAAGGTATCTTTTGGCAAAATACCGACGAATTGATCGTCGCCCACTTTGAGGTACAAACTGTGTGCCACGCCACTTTCAATTCGAACCGCCGCTCCAGCTAAGGAATGCAAATACGCCACCGCGCCCTTTGCAACGGCGTCATTTGGCTCATCGGCCACACACGCTAATAAAGACTGTGTTGACCATTCATGTAACTGCTCCAATAATCGTTTTTTTAATATTGGACTGTTAAATAAACCGCCATTAAATAACACGGCATCAGGCATCATTGAACCGGTTGCCGCAAAAATAGCTTCTTTGTGTTGAGATAGAAACGTGGCTAAATGACGCGTAAAAGCAGGGTCTGATTCATATGGCAAACCCAAGGTATGCATGGCGTAATCGCTTTTTTGCACCGGCTCATCGAGTGACACTAAGGGAAAAAAACCAGCTTGAACTTGCTCGTACAATGCGCCTTTATCCACGGAGAATTTTTGCGAACCGCCAATTAAACGACTACCACCACCCAATACGGTGATGGTGAGGGAATCTGGTGCATCGTCACTTAATAGAGTTTCTTTGGCCTGTCGTGTTTGCTGAACTAACGCCGCCAAGCGCGTTGCCGATAACGCAGAAATTTGTTTTGGATCAAGCTGAAACGCCAAGGCTTGATCCAAATTATCACCACCCAACAATAGATGCTCACCCACCGCGATGCGTTTCAGCGACACTGAAGACGAACCAGGCCGAATGGCCACTAAACTAAAGTCGCTGGTACCACCACCAATATCGACGACTAAGAGCATTTTTCTATCGACTAGCGCCGCCAACGTCTCATCATTATTGATGTAGTGATAGCACGCGGCCTGCGGCTCTTCGAGTAAATATAATTGAGTGAGGCCAGCCAATTGTGCCGCTTCCAGCGTTAAAGCACGGGCCTCTTCATCAAATGATGCGGGTAAGGTTAACGCGATCGACTGAGACTCTAATGGCGCATCGGCGAAGCGATGATTCCAGCATTGTTTGATGTGGGTTAACACTATTTGACTGGCTTGTAAGGGACTGAGTTTTTTCGTAAATTCACTGCCCCAAGGCAAAATCGCCGAACGACGGTCAACTTGACGATGACTCAACCAACTTTTCGCACTTTGTATTAACTGCCCAGCTCGGCGCTGCCCTAAGGCCAGCGCCCCCACCCCCACCACTCGCTCTGTATCATGATGACGCCACGGCAAAACGGGGATTATCTTTCCCGCTTCATCACTCGCCAACACATAAATAGCGCTTGGAAGATGGTTAAACTCTTGCACGGAACCATCTGCCATAACTTGTGGTATAGGCAATAGTTGAGGTGATTCGCTGTTAGCTTCCTTGGCATCGATAGCACAATAAGCAACGACGCAATTGGTCGTTCCTAAATCGATGCCGACACGATAAGTTGGTTGTACCATGGTTACGCCTCCCTAACTTGAAACTCAATGGTCCAACTTAGGTCGGATTGGGTATCGTGAGCTTGCAGTAATAAGAGACCTAATTCCGTCACGCGGGCGGTTAGATACACTCGCACCATGTCGCCAGCTTGATAATGCCCTGCGTCCAACAAAATAGAGAACGGGCTAAGCTCATTTAATTGCCCTATTGAAAAAGACGCGATAGCTCGGCCGACTGAGTCAATATCGCTGTTATTTGATTGGAAAAAGCGGAACATCACACTTTCACCCACCACCAGCGAAAACTCATTCGGTAGCCTTTGCTCATCCGAGCCTTCTTCTAAACCAAAAGGGGCCACACAAATGGCATCAACCGGCGGCGCCATACCCGGAATTGCTGGCATTGGGCTCGCTACGCCAACGTAATAATTCGCCGCCAAACCACTTTTTACCTTAACCCCGCCTTCGGCCTGCACTTGGGCGTAATAAGTGGCGCCTTTTGCGACCGCATGATCTAAATGCGAGGGCGTCAGCATAGTCAGATTTTCTTGCCCCAACATGTGTACCAGACGCGCTTCTAACGTACTGCGAATCACAGCCGCGTTAAACACACCGCCATTCAATAAA
The sequence above is a segment of the Marinomonas sp. IMCC 4694 genome. Coding sequences within it:
- a CDS encoding hsp70 family protein; this translates as MVQPTYRVGIDLGTTNCVVAYCAIDAKEANSESPQLLPIPQVMADGSVQEFNHLPSAIYVLASDEAGKIIPVLPWRHHDTERVVGVGALALGQRRAGQLIQSAKSWLSHRQVDRRSAILPWGSEFTKKLSPLQASQIVLTHIKQCWNHRFADAPLESQSIALTLPASFDEEARALTLEAAQLAGLTQLYLLEEPQAACYHYINNDETLAALVDRKMLLVVDIGGGTSDFSLVAIRPGSSSVSLKRIAVGEHLLLGGDNLDQALAFQLDPKQISALSATRLAALVQQTRQAKETLLSDDAPDSLTITVLGGGSRLIGGSQKFSVDKGALYEQVQAGFFPLVSLDEPVQKSDYAMHTLGLPYESDPAFTRHLATFLSQHKEAIFAATGSMMPDAVLFNGGLFNSPILKKRLLEQLHEWSTQSLLACVADEPNDAVAKGAVAYLHSLAGAAVRIESGVAHSLYLKVGDDQFVGILPKDTLKGDVITLDETFTVTLGQHVQFPLYRSDDHFECAIGAVRGPEGLHYISTLMTELDASVDTAEVSVTLSVQMTEVGVLQVMLNAQNQRDEWRLDFSTQSAMVSADNDQDANQLSSGLLHAHMGQAEEHLAKCFSNAGQKQYPDLVKSLKQDLDQLLGNRDDWNLATSRRLVDKLLSVKSGRTKSAQHERQWLQLIGYCLRPGFGAAEDMTRVQQVVNSTKAGTQFDSAPVWGQYWTLFRRIAGGLTTKQQQDCFKQFSQYYSPTGQRSRDKMKALTTKSSDDLIRLVGALEKISADDKAMTIDWLLKRLSKTSEPDTAWWTIGRIASRHLLLDDQGHRISEDPLFGILDLVLKEDWKKRKQAGLAAVLMSQVSVGESQALGGYRKKIANKLKKDKCPAQWLERLESHVEINSDELNALVGETLPIGLRLSN